One Glycine max cultivar Williams 82 chromosome 1, Glycine_max_v4.0, whole genome shotgun sequence genomic window, AATGAcgatttttttagtgaaaaacgtCTTTGTATTTGACTATAGGCAATGAATACAACgacattttttaagaaatcacCGTCGTTGTtgcaatttttcaaattaaatttcattttagaaaaatagtACTGCCATtaccttttaatttgttgtGCCCTTCCTGTCTGTCGTGTGCACGCCCTAGCAACCTCCTTCATAGTCTTGTAACCATTTTCCCTTCATCTTCAGTGTCGTGCCCTCCCTTGTGGGCTTCCGCATTTGGTCGGTGCCGGTAACTTGTCCAGGCTAGGTTGTGTCCAACTTTTGTGAGGTAAGTAAACTTTGTTAATTACTTGTCAGTTTTGCTCATTTATCAGTTCCTTATTGGCATTAGGCTTTGTATTTAGAGTTGAGATCGAACTCTATGGTCTGCTGGACTAAGTTGTGCATtagcaacatgaaaatataaaagcaTTACAATTAACCCAGCTTGTCCTTAATTTATTGGGTGCTATGGTAAGTACTGTGTTAGAAAgtcaaaatagtttttttaattggagTTGTACACTTTGAGGTAACAACATATGTATGATAAAGCTATATAGGTGAGTCATGGTTTTGAGGGACAAAGAGAACACTTCATGGGGCAGGAATGgtaaataatgatgatgatggtttgtggggtttgcttaaaattaatatgaatatgAGGGTATACAGAGAGAGACATAGGAGAGACAaggaaagaaatatattttgggattgtgtttttttttggttgataaCTATAGTGGAAAAGGGATTGGAGGGGGACctcattcagaaagaaaaattcataaGAGAGAGGTACAGAAAACATGGTTGGCCTTCTTGTCTTTCGAAGAAAACATGGTCAGACATGACAACATTATATATGTCCCCCCATGTCACAAATCTGAAAGTGAAGTTACATGAATCTAAAATCAATAGAGGTATCACTTTTTTGGATGAGTACAGAGTTGTTTAACAAATTGCACTactccctttttttgttttatttttggtttaagaTAGATAGACTAAAATTAAGGAAATTATTAGACAGTCCgagttattaaaaattatatatttgacccttgatttatttctacctaTACCGTGATTTTAAAGATTTGGCAAAATTGTTCCATGCTTGTGaaaaaatgtttcttaattttcaaattgttttttatagTGTGTAGCTTACATTGTTTGCATGAGTTCCATTTGGGGGCCTAACctgaaaattaaattgaacaCTACAGCCCaggaacaaacaaataaaaagacttTACCTTTCCCTGCATTGATGCACAGATGGTAGATGCTAATTGAATCCCAACTCCAATTCCAATAACATTAAAGAGAGTTGAAAATGCCTCTCCTTTAGCAAATAGGTCACTGAGATTTCCTTCTTTGGCAAATGAAGAATATATAGGCAACCTTGTTGCTCTTGCTGCAACAACTGCCATTCCCTGATAACTCCATAATAATAGAAAGAGAAGTTAATAGTCTAAAATAAATGTTACTTTTACTAGAAATGTACTATATATGGGATGCTAAGAAAGATGACAAATAGATGGTTGAATGAATTACGAGCACTGAATCAACTTTATAATGCACACATATATCAAAATgtgtaattattaaaaaaaatcaaaaacatataAACCTTTGCAAAATTTCCCAAGCCTGCcatttcaagaaaaagatgtggGCACCATGGAGAAAGCACTTCCAAGCCAGTGCCTATATCATAGAGTGCATCAGCTGCAACAAATGTAAAGATAATAACGGTTCCACAACTTGAGAACTTAGCAACTAAGAGCTAAAATAACAAGAAGAGAAGGCAGTGAAGAAACGCACAAGCCCAAATGCAAACCTAATAGTCTCCATCGTTTAGGTTCAAAATCCATTGTACCTCCCCAATTGCTACCTATTAGCTTCCCTACATGTTGCATTCCATTCTTTAAAATATGGATGTAAGCATGACACAAAAGTTAAGCCTTAAATAGATGCCACTATTACTGGTTCGAAGttcatcattttcttgaaaCATACACTGCaactaatttttctttatccaataagttctccttcaatttcatgttGTCAGCTATTGTTTCCTTAAGAGCTTCCTGTAGTTGGATTGCCTCAGCCTCAACTTCCTTCAGTTTTTTCCTTCAATTGAGCTTTTTCCTCCCTTTTGGCATTAGCTTCTTCCTCAGTTTCTTTAAGCAAATAaagcaatatttttatttctttttccaaGGACACCTTcgcttcttcatttttctttatgcaGCTGACTAGTTGAACCTCTCTCTGCTCCCACTCAGCCTCATCAAGCATGGAATTGTATTTTTCATTAGTAGATTTTAAGAATAACTTTAAGTCTTCAATCTGGGCATCATAGCTTTCACTTTCAGGTTGGATGTGTAGTAGATTTTCTTTGGCTTCTCTAGCTTCTGCAGATACTTCATGTAATGTAGAACCTAAGCTCTCCATTGCCTTTTTACTATTTTGTTCTTCATCCCTAGATTTCTCCACTTCactgataagtttttttttctcttctaataaGGCATGCACACTAGAAGTAGCAACAGGGACTACAACAATGTTTGTTGTGCAGGCATGGCATTGATTGTATTGAACTATTTTCTAGTTTGTGATACTGCTAGCAAGTAGGAACTGGTCATTTGGTTTACTGCAATCTACTCTAACTCTATAATTGTAGCATGATAAAGAAAGTTTGAACAAGtagattatatattattatgtacACGAGCGTTTTAACATGTCTCATGATATTCCTTATAGTCGTACCACTCATATAATAtgcttattttagttttttcatttaattttgggGCTATTAGGAAACTTTGGTAACCTACTTCTTGGCAATGGGTGATTCTTAattttgtctctctctctctttctctatatatatgtttattttagttGTTTCACATAGTTATGTTGacataattattattgaaattacAGTGCTGATTTAGGCCTTCCGGGCTTCCCAGCCAACGATTTCCACTATAGCTTTCTTCCTCAATTCACTCTGGTGTTGTACATCTCAATATCAGAGTATTCAAAGGTTCCACTTCTTAATTGAATGTTATGCAGATATTGATCATTTGTTAACAATAATAGACATTCATTTGGGTGCTAACTTGCAGATAAAATTTGTTGGTCAGGATGCTCACAATATTGTTGTAATTGTAGTTGTATCTGTTTGTTCTCCTCGGGACCCTTAGGTTGGTAGTTTGATTTTAATGTGATAAGAAATGTAGTTagctaaattttgaaattgatttgtGTGTCCCAACATCCAAAACTTGTGTATGTTCGTACATGTTTTTGTGATGCTCAAATAAAGGAGCAACTGATCTGCCTCCATATCATCCCTAGGTTGGTTTTACTCTCATCAGTCATTCCTAGTGTGCAAAGTGATATCAATGCTTTGAAGTCATTGGAGCAAAGGAAGGATTCTATagacttttctttttcactGTTTTCATCAAAGCTTCTTTGTTTGTCTCTTTTCCATTCTTCAATGTTTATGGTGCCTTCATACTGGTCTGGTAAGCACTAATGAAAATTTGATCATTCCTATTTGAACTTGAGGTTTTTGGTGATGCTGCCATGCTACAGCTCATCTTGTATTgcaaatgtaaaagaaaaaaatattagacataaaacatgtttaatttatatatctatAACTATAATCTGAAATCTCTGCTACTTAGAATTAACTAGCTAGAACTTTGTTGTTACTAGAATTTCAGGATCCAATTTTTGAATTcatcaattttgaaatttgacgAAAAGAGTATACAGTCAATTAACATTAGTTTTACAAAACTAGTTAACAAGGCAAGGTCGCTCTCTTTTCTCTTGCTTGGATTTTAATTTTCCTTGGTTGAATATATGATTATGCTTATCTGGTTGGTTGCATTGATTTGAATTTTATGTATAAACCCCAACTCtattttgttcatttaaatTGAAGCTTGACCTGTTCTGCTTTGGTTTTATGGGTTTGCTATTCATTGACTTCATAAGTGAagatagttttatttatttgtatatcCTCAAATCCACATCCATGCAATTGTCAACTTGAGCTTCGATCAATCAGCTTTGAATAGTTAACGAGATCTTCAATGTTATACCTATTTGCTCAATCTGAAATCTGATAATTGTCTTTGTCTGCAATCATATCCTCTCCCAACCAGAAAAAACCATctcccttttaaaaaaaatctaaaataaagcACTCCAAATAGCTCCATTTCCTTCACCATACTTTGAgtgaacatatttaatattcTCCCCTAACTTACAGATTCCACTGTAGCtccaatgaaataataaaacacATATGTTACCTACTTGTGCCTTCCACTCACAGTCTACAAAAACATTAAACGTAAATAAGAACatgggaaaaacaaaaaagggggaaggtGGGGATTGAGAAACTTAGTTGAACTTTATATcatctttaaattttagtaGTGATTTATTGAAGCTTATCAAACAAAAGCAAGTTCTATGTAGAACAACTTGAAGAGCTGTAATAGAAGAAATTTCAATTGTTGAAATGTATAGTAAGTCGGTCATGTAGTGACAGCATAACAAAGTCACAAATACTAGTACTAAGTGGGAGAACATCCAGCCTTCCATATCTAGCCTAATTTGGCAGCGAGGTGCTCCTTAGAAATAGGAGTACCTCTAACCACTAAGTAGTAACCTTTCAATAGCAGCTTATGTTCCTAACATTCTGCATTGTTGGCCTCCACCATATAAGTTAAAGTTCCCACCCACCAAGCTTAGTGAGATTGAGGTCAGCTGTTGTCAAAATTTATAGGAAACATTAGTTCAACCCCATAGCTTTGTAGGTGCAGCACTCCACATAATTTAGCAACTATAATGTTACTATACAGGCTAACCACGTTACGGGGTATATGATGGAATTatattcctttttgtttttaagcaTAGAACAGtatatcatttatatttgtgaaaaaaatttctttggtTATAGGTAGTAGGTTCAGGCATAAAGTTAGAAAGAAATTTCTTGTTTCAAAAGCGTCCGACTTGAATttgttgtgtttggtttgcCAGTCCTCTGATCCCACTCGTACTACCTATTCACCATATTTGTCTGGTATGTATTTCTTTCACTCCCACCACTGATAATTACATCgttatttatatatgaaatttggTTTTTATAAGCAATTATATGCATtgtgagtgaaccttagtttcccgtttgagattctATACAACGATTAATATGGATAGTTTGCTAGTTTGCATTAATCGCTGTatggaatcttgaattgtccgtttggacagtttgagaAGACTCATTTTTTATACTAGATTAATATGTGTATGTTACTtgtgttttctaaaatttgttaaaatttcagTATACTTCATTTCACTTTGTTCTTCGAGTGCATAATTGAATGTGGTGGATGAAGTGATGCCACCGCTTTCATCTCATGTACTTGGAGACATAGGTGAAATGCTGCtgaaatttaacaaatttagaAAAGACAATTAACATGTACTATTCAATCTTCATTGACTTCATAAGTGAagatagttttatttatttgtatatcCTCAAATCCACATCCATGCAATTGTCAACTTGAGCTTCGATCAATCAGTCATGATGCAACCTCAAACAACAGTCGACCAGCAAAGGTCtgttggtatcttccaataataccaaggtttaagcatttgtttgctaatggagatgaTGCAAAACACTTGAGGTGGCATGTAGAAGGCAGAAAAAATGATGGATTGCTCTGACATCTAGCTGATAGTCCCCAATGGAAAGAATTTGATCGTTTGTATCCTGATTTTgggaatgagccaagaaatATCAGGGTTGTTGTTGCTtcggatggaatgaatccatttgGTAATTTAAGCACGAATCACAGTTCATGGCCTGTTTTGCTTATGATTTACAACctccctccttggttgtgcatgaagcaaaaatacataATGCATAGCATGATGATATCGGGTCCAAGACATCCAGGGAATGATATTGACGTGTATCTGGCTCCATTAATTGAAGAGTTGACAACATTATAAGAAGACGGGGTTGATGTCTGGGATGGTAATCTACACCAGACGTTTAGTTTGCGTGCAATGGTTTTCTGTACTATAAATGACTATCCAGCACATGGAAATTTAAGTGGTTATAGTGTGAAAGGTCATCATGCATGTCCTATATGTGAGAAAAATACTACATTCTTACAACTAAAACATGGCAAGATGACAGTATACACAAGGCACCGAAGATTTTTGAACCAGTATCATCCATATCGACGATTGaagaaagcttttaatggatctCAGGAAAATGAAAGTGCGCTGAAACCATTAGATGGAAAACAAGTTTATGATTGTGTGAAGGACATCATAACTATCTTCAAAAAGACACAAAAGAAATCTAAAACTGAGACaaacatatggaagaaaaggtccatattctttgatcttccatactggtctgatcttccatactggtctgatcttttttttttgttttctaagtttcctacatgatgtctatgatgaagttgagttgtggtgctgagttgtggctggatttgtgaatcaaaataagtcttaagctctcttgaattttgttattcaagataattgagcataagcaaacacaagttgtaactatccaagccttaagcaacataaacactactcttgatttctaggttgaaatcgctggtgctggcagcttaaACATAggaatttgtataaattactgggaattggtcactaagttttttgagctgaaagttttactgaattttctagacatctggaaacaaattatgaaaaaagaaccaagcaatttggattaaaggaaaaaataagaaaaatcacacaagttggctgaaaaattagtgtccaggaaaaaaaagtgaaagggaagtgtgcttgtgattttggctcaaaatttgttctataattgatgactattttataccaatcccagttatgaaatttcaattgaaaattattgtgaaaacaagtgtcaaaactagaggtttcttgagtctttttttttatagttttttctactctactctagagccattctaggtttctctttgagtcctagcttgcttttgtgtgcttttcattgctttaattgttgaataatccttgaaaatttgtcttgttaaaactctattggtttagctttcttttcatttttttttttttgtgtttggttattgcgtgtctctttgtttccttgcttgtgagttgccatatagggaattggaaaggaggattagtgccataccttgaagaatttgagtcaagaagcaaggggctaaccaccttaagagctattggactaagaagcactccaaattgagtgaaacaccaaagagagaatagccaccacaattaaggacttttttttttgtaattttgtaattggcaatttgctttgctttcaaattttgtaacaaaaaggcctttcattggaagtaagttgggagcctccaataggtcaccctacttccatttgtgtgtaataattttaggcaattttcccttaggatagtgagtgttttgttgggaaccttaaatgtggtcatccaaacactcttaggattcgcctagtttacatttcttgcttactttcatagcttatttcctttaccttccattgttaaactgcctagatagcttgccttttaccaattattttttaccttatctttcatacctcttttagtgtttattttggctaatttcaaccatagtttcttttaccttttgttttcaaacccccaacaagaaagaaccacaacttagaaaccacCATGAGTCTTGATTCTTCATTTAgtattaatggtgagggttctactccaaaggaccccttgtataagatattagatgagttgagatcccttaagttgtgaaaagaaaaaaaaaagagaaaagaaaaaggaaaaaaagagtgaaagaaataaggcaagatgaaaaagagaaaataagggaagaagaaagaaggaaaatactaaaagagttaagaaaagaaaaacatgtctcctctagtagtcataactcttgcaagagcctaagtgaagaacttcgtgactattatgaaggaagcataggtcacatcttagacctcactcccataggagagaaaaggaaagaaagcctcaagaggctaacattaacctcccatacttccatggaaaggacaatgtagaggctaacttagattgggaaataagggtagagcaacaacttaaaaggaagtctacttcaaaattttatggtctcactcttatccaaagaaagaccaaggtcaaggcatcttaggggtaacaccttctaagcccaaagatgataaggggaatacaatagaaaagcaaccccttaaggctagtatgcaagagaagactagctccatgaagtgctttaaatgtcttggaagaggacacattacttctcaatgccccaccaagaaaaccatgattatgaggggccaagacatttatagtagccaagatgaggttactacttcaccttcttctagtgaaagtgaagaagcaaaaggggaagaatctagtgaagagatctacccccaagaagaaggacaacctttaatggttaaggatgagtgtaaggaggtaagtgtctcctccaagaggtttgctaagaaggaaagtgattgaggtcgtacccgaatcaaataaacattaaaatgtagtaactaggaagtgatcctaggttgtttcccaacgagcaatgataaactaAATGTTCATAtaagatagtaggaaatagtaacaaattgcggggagggggggggggttgtttgcttttgtaaattaaacagcgagtaaaattgaattagaaaatatcagaattaaaatatgttgcttccccttgattcacaagcaagtctcttatcctaggttgcgagaatttattctttatcagttcaaccacttaatccaaccctaaattaaattactaagcgaaatttaacataaggcattcattatgtgattaagcaacacatacaccaattactcataaacaatcattaatcatgaacgtaaattaagcgtagagacaattaatcaagcactaagcatgcatgaattaatagtaacaaattcagagtaattagtgaagaggaaaaaatgaacagaatttaacagtaataatataacctcaaagagaactgtgcttgatcctcaagagaaaacaacgctgggggcttagccttccattaatcaatagagaacgaaattttattgctgaaaccaaaagtaaaaactggaattgcaaaacgaaaaaatgtctaaaagaagataagcctaaaactaaaaacaaaaataggagagagagaagagagagggcctaaactagaaccttggtgttgttatatagtttttcagtcccaaagcttacaaatctgttttaaatccaaccccttaaataaaataaaatcaaatctagataagataagataagagatctagattaaataatatctagatgagatcaaatctaaataatatctagataagataaagtctagataagataaaatttgtagaataaaatagtctgtccTCTTCAAGTTCAaacccaattctggattcaagcccaatgcttcattaattcctaaaattagattaaaaacatcaaattagctgaatggacccaaataataaaactgcctatttaatttgacaattaagattaatcagtacttaaaatggtgcaaaaagagttaagaaataggagaaaataatggcacatcaaaaccccccatacttagccttttgcactcctgggcaaaatgaaataaagaacaaaatccaaggatatcaaagagagacaaacaaaaacatttacatatttctcaatgaacatcaaggaatgaaaggaatgggtaacatctaacatgaagagatccaaagagtcaagacatttgtgaaaatcatccaagcaacccaatcatggcaaaatagttaatcagctcaagaatgaaaagtgataaagcctcacaagatatacactttatctctcaagtgtctaggctactgtttactctcgaagcacccatgaaaacaaacaccacatagacttagcaaaattctaaaattgacaaacaacttgacaaacacatgcacatgaggatcaaaaggtctttaaaggttgtaatggggccaaggacaaggtagggggaaaaatatggaataagtagctaaatcccaaaggaatagaggagcaatggggaataagtggaaattaagcacaagtagtaaacccaaaccctctaatatcaacaaaatcaaccaaggctcccaaatcaaatcctcataacaagacctcatttattcaacttcacttcttttcttcttttttttggattgaacaatacaaatttgcagaatttgcagcaattgaaatttctttttttttttcattttttttaaacagtacgaatttgaagattaaagcaagaactaggcaatatatatatgcatcaagcatggccaaaataaaacattaagcatggccaaaaatcatatcttccaatgaaacatacccccccacacttattcccaaaacaattccaaagctccaaaattccttaagggtaaggtgatatcatggtttttcacttaaggcttgtaatgagcttcaaaacaaagaaaggggaacataggctcaaaagggctatcaaaggaattaattcagggtaagtccatttggctagaagcttataagaacaaaattgcctaaatcatttccaaatatgtatgtgaattaggaagcatcaacaagaatcaagctaaggctattgtgcaagcaatcaatggggcaaaacataccaaaagattatgatgatggatggctcaaattctcacaaaggtaaacttatcacattcaaattgagctttcaaaactatcatgacatgtagaggcaaaacaaggatttcaaatcacaaaatgtcaagagacttttattttcagaacaattacccattttttgagcatatcctataattcaaagaaaaataggcaaagttgtacatgcaaacagaattgacctaaaatattaaactagaaacccaacaaaactaacaaaactaacaaatttaacacaaacaaaactaacaaaactagcaaaaccaaaaccaaagaacactcccccccccccatacttaaacaacacattgtccttaatatagcacaattaaaagattaaaagcaattaaaccatcaaatagaatcggacaactgtaataaaagtaaagaaggagataggaaaagaaaaactccctaagtcatggtggaggaagagtagggtggagtaaggaagtctcttccaccactacatccactaaagaagggtttgtgaggaatggcttaagtcagtgtccattgaccttgaagctcttgtttgtggagtcacttttgatttcaactgtaccataaggaaaaacattagtaacaacaaaaggaccaatcctcttagacctcaacttaccactcatgattccaagcttagaattatacaataacactttttgcccaaccatgaagtccttcttaattatcatgctatcatggaacttcttggtcttttctttgtagaacttggcattctcatatgcttctaggcggatctcatctaactcactcagttgcaactttctttcctcaccagcttgatccatagagaagttgtaggtcttcactgcccagtatgctttatGCTCAATCTcaactggaagatgacatgcctttccaaagacaacccaatAAGGAGACAtccctatgggtgctttgtaggcagtcctatgtgcccaaagagcatcatctagcctggtactccaatcttttctgcttggctgcacaatcttctctaaaattctcttgatctccctgttacaaatttctgcctgtccattggtttgggggtggtatggtgtggataccctgtgtacaaccccgtactttttaagcaaggcatgcattgatttgttgcaaaaatgggttccttgatcactaacgattgctttaggtactccaaacctgaaaaatagattagatctgacaaaatctacaacaaccttaacatcattagttctagtgggcttggcttccacccattttgaaacataatcaactgcaaggagaatgtaaacataaccaaaagatacaggaaaagggcccatgaaatctataccatatacatcaaacacctcacaaaatagcataggttgctgaggcatttgttgtcgccatgtaagtgcacttcctgctctctgacactgctcacaagtgctacaaatcttccacgcatctttaaagatagtgggccaataaaagccacagtcaagcactttgtgagctgtcctttgaacacccagatgacctctcggtgcggaagaatgacagaaccgCAGGATTGAGTCAGTcccatgatctggaatgcatcgtctaatgacttGATCActacacaatttccacaagtaggggtcatcccaaataaaatgcttagcatcacttttaattttatctttttgagctttagatgctaagggaggaaaaacagaagcaattaaataattgacaatgttagcaaactatggagtagaaagagaatcagaaatactatacagtatatataaatgatcatccgggaaatcatcccgaatgggtgagtcctcatcagacacatgttcgatttgactcaaatgatcagcaactaaattttgtgctccgctcctatcacggatctccaagtcaaactcttggagccagagcatccatcgaatcaacctaggctttgaatcagtcttcttcaacaagtactttagctgcatggtcagtataaacaataatgcgagtaccatgcaaataagaacgaaatttttcaagaacaAAAACTATGGCTAATAGCTCTTTCTcaatagtagtataattcgcttggccaacatctaaagtcctagaagcataatatatcaccctaggcaatttatcaattttctaagcaaggacagcccccaatgcagaatttgatgcatcacacataagctcaaaaggggctgtccagttgggtgcctggatgatgggggtggtagtcagtgctcttttgaggcaatcaaaagcctcttttcatttatcattaaagtcaaaatccacttccttttgcaacaagttgaaTAGTAGAA contains:
- the LOC100798605 gene encoding protein root UVB sensitive 2, chloroplastic-like, with translation MDFEPKRWRLLADALYDIGTGLEVLSPWCPHLFLEMAGLGNFAKGMAVVAARATRLPIYSSFAKEGNLSDLFAKGEAFSTLFNVIGIGVGIQLASTICGYSAEMLNLLAVLQKDRFKRRLCIATAIGNISLQKAQLLENSLAAEGTQKGDSMKLFLSGGYCVS